A DNA window from Aspergillus nidulans FGSC A4 chromosome V contains the following coding sequences:
- a CDS encoding alcohol dehydrogenase ADH4 (transcript_id=CADANIAT00003173): protein MDAFEYNANPGRVVFGSGTLQKLPDEIARLDKKAPLILSTPQQVSHAERVKEVLKGQVAGIFTEATMHTPTHVTDKAVEYAKAQNADVVISIGGGSTIGLGKAISIRTGLYHVCIPTTYAGSEMTPILGETADGLKKTRSDPKILPGTVIYDVDLTMTLPAAMSATSGVNAIAHAVEALYARNTNPVINLMAVEGTRALASALPEIVENPSSQSARSLALYGAWLCGTCLGSVGMSIHHKLCHTLGGSFNLPHAETHTAVLPHAISYNAPKIPEAMKKLAEVLPESNGDAIQGLNVLLTKLKVKRGVKAFGMKEEDIDKAADIAVGNPYWNPREIEREPIRELIRRVWAGEPAKADL from the exons ATGGACGCCTTCGAGTACAACGCCAACCCTGGCCGCGTCGTCTTCGGCAGCGGCACCCTTCAGAAACTCCCCGACGAGATCGCACGCCTGGACAAGAAGGCGCCCCTAATCCTCTCGACTCCGCAGCAGGTCAGCCATGCCGAGCGCGTGAAGGAGGTCCTGAAGGGCCAGGTTGCCGGGATCTTCACAGAAGCGACTATGCACACGCCCACGCATGTCACAGACAAGGCGGTCGAATACGCAAAGGCGCAGAATGCCGACGTCGTTATTTCGATCGGCGGTGGGAGCACCATTGGTCTGGGGAAGGCTATCAGTATCCGCACCGGGCTCTACCACGTCTGTATTCCGACGACATATGCAGGTAGCGAGATGACGCCTATCTTGGGCGAGACGGCAGACGGGTTAAAGAAGACTCGCTCTGATCCCAAGATCCTCCCCGGTACTGTTATCTACGACGTTGATCTTACGATGACACTGCCCGCTGCAATGAGCGCAACGAGCGGTGTTAATGCAATTGCCCATGCCG TTGAGGCACTCTACGCCCGCAACACCAACCCCGTAATCAACCTTATGGCTGTCGAAGGCACTCGCGCGCTGGCCTCAGCCCTACCCGAGATTGTCGAGAACCCCTCCTCCCAATCCGCTCGCTCGCTCGCCCTCTACGGCGCCTGGCTCTGCGGAACCTGCCTGGGCAGCGTGGGCATGTCTATCCACCACAAGCTCTGCCACACCCTTGGCGGTAGCTTCAACCTTCCGCATGCGGAGACGCACACGGCCGTCTTGCCGCATGCGATATCATACAATGCGCCGAAGATCCCtgaggcgatgaagaagttgGCTGAGGTGCTGCCTGAGAGCAACGGCGATGCGATCCAGGGCTTGAATGTCTTGCTCACTAAGCTGAAGGTTAAGCGTGGTGTTAAGGCCTTTGGtatgaaggaggaggatatcgataAGGCGGCTGATATTGCTGTTGGCAATCCTTATTGGAACCCGAGGGAGATCGAGCGCGAGCCCATTCGGGAATTGATTCGACGAGTGTGGGCCGGAGAGCCAGCGAAAGCTGATTTGTAG
- a CDS encoding 2-(3-amino-3-carboxypropyl)histidine synthase DPH2 (transcript_id=CADANIAT00003174), which translates to MTTELAAAPVLSTPDDRILEETDPVVPQTNRILSEEELAITYDIERTLKEIRQARYKRIALQFPDEMLPDAPRVFQLLSRGLEARDIVDGGSKANTETEPTDGLVDSASRLDLKDADEWSPKLYILADTSYGTCCVDEVAAEHVDADVVVHYGRSCLSPTARLPVIYVFTHKELPLDPVLKAFKETYPDPETKVILAADVTYSDHIPEVYSRLVQEGYSSLFATALVHDPSSVIPNRTVPDSVKEAPESLGNWQLFHISEPPTALLLTLASRVAAIHIYPTDGPAGTDVKPLPASTAMVLRRRYAILTRLSTVPIFGILVNTLSVKNYLHIVDHVRDKIAAAGKKSYMFVVGKLNAAKVANFSEIGGWVVIGCWESSLVDSKDFWKPVITPFELEVALKGDEERVWTGAWQSDFQSILDQPPPSSNSPGNSQEANEGPEFGDHARDEDEDAMSEPESAPPEFDLRTGRYVSYSRPMRDSAPRVSASQGATAAISAQTGAADGPSAARALARRAKGDLAMVGNTFSPGAEFLRSQRTWTGLGSDFNSAANVEYDDEENDSTLVVQGRKGIARGYTVGDSIDRH; encoded by the coding sequence ATGACCACAGAATTAGCGGCGGCGCCCGTTCTCTCAACCCCAGATGATCGCATCCTCGAAGAGACCGACCCGGTTGTACCACAAACCAACCGCATTCTCTCGGAAGAGGAACTCGCCATCACGTATGACATCGAACGCACGTTGAAGGAAATCCGCCAGGCGCGGTACAAGCGGATTGCGCTTCAGTTTCCGGATGAGATGCTTCCAGATGCACCAAGGGTGTTTCAGCTGCTGAGTCGGGGCCTGGAGGCACGGGATATTGTGGATGGGGGTTCGAAGGCAAACACGGAGACTGAGCCTACCGACGGCTTAGTGGATTCGGCGTCTCGCCTTGACCTGAAAGATGCGGACGAGTGGTCACCGAAGCTCTATATTCTGGCCGACACATCTTACGGGACTTGCTGTGTTGACGAGGTCGCGGCAGAACATGTCGACGCGGACGTTGTCGTGCACTACGGACGTTCATGCCTATCCCCGACTGCTAGACTTCCAGTCATCTACGTTTTCACGCACAAGGAGTTGCCTCTCGACCCAGTTCTCAAGGCGTTCAAAGAGACCTACCCGGACCCAGAAACAAAGGTGATCCTCGCTGCCGATGTAACCTACTCTGACCATATCCCGGAAGTATACTCGCGGCTGGTGCAGGAGGGGTACAGCAGTCTGTTTGCCACGGCGTTGGTTCACGATCCGTCGTCTGTCATACCTAACCGCACCGTTCCAGACTCGGTCAAAGAGGCTCCAGAGTCGCTAGGGAATTGGCAGCTCTTCCACATCTCCGAACCGCCTACAGCGCTGCTTCTGACGCTAGCATCTCGCGTGGCAGCAATCCACATCTACCCTACTGATGGGCCGGCTGGCACAGACGTAAAGCCTCTACCCGCATCGACTGCGATGGTCCTGCGTCGTCGCTACGCTATCTTGACACGGTTAAGCACGGTGCCTATTTTCGGAATTTTGGTCAACACACTGAGCGTAAAGAACTACCTCCATATCGTGGATCATGTCAGAGACAAgatcgcagctgcagggaaGAAAAGTTACATGTTCGTCGTGGGCAAGTTGAACGCAGCCAAGGTAGCCAACTTCAGCGAGATTGGTGGTTGGGTTGTCATCGGGTGCTGGGAAAGTTCGCTAGTCGACAGCAAGGATTTCTGGAAACCCGTCATCACCCCGTTTGAGTTGGAAGTTGCACTCAAGGGGGACGAGGAGCGGGTCTGGACAGGGGCCTGGCAGAGCGACTTCCAGagcatccttgaccagcCACCACCAAGTTCCAATTCCCCTGGAAACAGCCAGGAGGCAAACGAGGGACCCGAATTCGGGGATCATGCcagggacgaggacgaggatgctATGTCGGAACCCGAATCTGCACCACCAGAGTTCGACCTCCGCACCGGTCGGTACGTCTCCTACTCGCGACCGATGCGCGATTCCGCGCCCCGCGTCTCCGCTTCCCAAGGCGCCACTGCAGCAATATCTGCGCAGACAGGTGCGGCTGATGGGCCGTCTGCAGCACGAGCGCTTGCTCGAAGGGCAAAAGGCGACCTGGCTATGGTCGGCAACACTTTCTCGCCAGGGGCGGAATTCTTGCGATCTCAGCGGACGTGGACGGGGCTGGGGAGCGATTTCAATAGTGCGGCGAATGTTGAGtatgatgacgaggagaatGACAGTACCCTGGTTGTGCAAGGGCGCAAGGGCATTGCAAGGGGATATACAGTGGGGGATTCAATAGACAGGCACTAG
- a CDS encoding uncharacterized protein (transcript_id=CADANIAT00003175) translates to MALVHSPIPVPPDAERPEIDTETVEELWEDKHNHNDGQKTVDTALGDDTTQRPLSLFERVITTHTPILESLLLQTPTAAILNLSHTSRYLRSFLRSYPTAWKYLSFRLLYPSGTQSPLRIILPGASDPRTPRQSRPYALDQLLMNVVVPFSPCLKSLELDNTAVSGQILIATVLNPRRETLEHVSVRGCKNVSLKYHIIPYLTMFGLQYDVSMENSIGSSPATQRLALKSLYTYRCRHHRRRPYLSSSLTRKDSDSEPTHELVNLCHKLGIWTDTAWCSTPAGRCFRRRGYVAMRAPQGSPEVWVVFDRLWRSKNWIGPIEGSSSRPTQRDGKLWEHDETGCFGEALGTGEKRDIGEGKMLPAHLRRSHRRFVENIRCDNCCELVSERCEQCSILMHCVGCRKTLCASCAYERPYLHAQASKNTTTGSFWWAPGATTSPCSMHDPAENAEDPAAQPNTPLSYPALKFHWCCTEPIFSGGGGISIGTPNRDVDQVRAAPLPRGEGWEDLEYSAQEWSKSFPKYAYGDPHKPDYSLEAGHIAMMKWLLGPPDRQPSACPRNLCKECYDTPQWKVHCKTCSKPLCIEHDLRGLRLRICGYRDLTLEKLAIQNRTETTAVSQTDEPAPPLQNTATTGFDLPYRTQRTVDSTTSSFTEDHPADVNPQPSTTSSSAVPPLRRSRSISASNSNRSRSSSPSIYSDSPVEQQTPKWQGCQSFFCPQYRPIGDQRSRCASVLRECTSCSVFVCQDCVSRHPPCKCSYCETNYLCPNCAKLRDRDGTCRRAEEEKARREQKLQRDMQTLERILETKLANEVAEYAGQFFGFVDSSNSTGLPNSVLAASDEEVEVEVDVEAPHHPSASSPHHVDVHESLQLLLIQTLLGSNE, encoded by the coding sequence ATGGCGCTCGTCCACAGTCCGATACCCGTACCGCCTGATGCGGAGAGGCCGGAGATAGACACCGAGACAGTGGAAGAGTTGTGGGAAGACAAGCACAATCACAACGATGGCCAGAAGACGGTAGATACAGCATTGGGCGACGATACAACACAACGCCCTCTGTCTTTATTCGAGCGAGTCATTACCACGCACACCCCAATCCTTGAATCCCTCTTACTCCAGACGCCGACCGCAGccatcctcaatctctcccACACCTCGCGCTACCTACGATCCTTTCTCCGGTCGTATCCAACAGCATGGAAATACTTGTCGTTCCGCTTGCTATACCCCTCCGGCACGCAGTCGCCTCTGCGGATTATCCTCCCGGGGGCGTCCGACCCCAGAACACCACGCCAGTCTCGCCCGTATGCTTTGGACCAGCTGCTGATGAATGTGGTGGTGCCGTTTAGCCCGTGTCTAAAAAGCCTGGAGCTGGATAACACGGCGGTATCTGGACAAATACTCATTGCGACCGTTTTAAATCCGCGGCGGGAGACGCTGGAACACGTCTCTGTGCGCGGGTGCAAGAATGTCTCGCTGAAATACCACATCATCCCATACCTGACCATGTTCGGGTTGCAGTACGATGTCAGCATGGAGAACAGCATTGGCAGCTCTCCGGCCACGCAGCGTCTTGCGCTGAAAAGCCTCTACACTTATCGATGTCGCCATCACCGAAGACGGCCTTATCTCTCTTCGTCTCTTACGCGAAAAGATTCCGACTCTGAACCGACTCATGAATTGGTGAATCTCTGTCATAAGCTTGGAATCTGGACGGATACGGCGTGGTGCTCGACCCCGGCTGGAAGGTGTTTCCGGAGGCGAGGATATGTGGCAATGCGTGCTCCGCAGGGCTCACCGGAAGTGTGGGTGGTGTTTGATCGGCTGTGGAGGTCAAAGAATTGGATCGGCCCAATTGAGGGATCAAGCAGTCGGCCAACACAGAGGGACGGTAAGTTGTGGGAGCACGATGAGACTGGGTGCTTCGGTGAAGCTCTTGGGACCGGGGAAAAGAGAGACATAGGAGAGGGGAAGATGTTGCCAGCACACTTGCGTCGTAGTCACCGACGGTTTGTCGAGAATATCCGCTGTGACAATTGCTGCGAGTTGGTTTCGGAGCGATGCGAGCAGTGCAGTATCCTGATGCATTGCGTCGGGTGTCGGAAAACTCTCTGCGCCAGCTGTGCCTACGAACGGCCATACCTTCACGCTCAAGCGTCGAAGAATACAACGACAGGTTCTTTTTGGTGGGCTCCAGGCGCTACTACTTCGCCCTGTTCGATGCACGATCCTGCTGAGAACGCTGAGGATCCAGCGGCACAGCCCAACACCCCTCTGTCGTATCCCGCATTAAAATTCCACTGGTGCTGCACCGAGCCGATATTCTCTGGAGGCGGAGGTATCAGCATTGGCACGCCAAATCGCGATGTCGATCAAGTCCGCGCAGCTCCCTTGCCCCGTGGCGAGGGCTGGGAAGACCTTGAGTACTCCGCGCAGGAATGGAGCAAATCGTTCCCCAAGTATGCCTACGGTGACCCTCACAAACCGGATTACAGCcttgaagctggacataTTGCAATGATGAAGTGGCTGCTTGGTCCGCCAGATCGACAGCCTTCCGCTTGTCCTCGAAATCTCTGCAAGGAGTGCTATGACACGCCCCAGTGGAAGGTTCACTGCAAGACATGTTCAAAACCGTTATGCATAGAACATGATCTGCGTGGGCTACGCCTACGGATATGTGGATATCGTGATCTTACACTAGAAAAGCTAGCTATTCAGAACCGAACTGAGACGACGGCAGTATCTCAAACGGATGAGCCGGCGCCACCTCTCCAAAATACCGCAACTACAGGTTTCGACCTTCCATACAGAACGCAGCGAACAGTTGATTCCACTACGAGCAGTTTCACTGAAGACCACCCTGCCGACGTCAACCCGCAACCCAGTACAACATCCAGCTCCGCAGTTCCACCCCTCCGCCGCTCCCGCAGCATATCCGCCTCAAATTCCAACCGATCCcgatcatcttctccatccatctACTCTGACTCGCCTGTGGAACAACAAACCCCGAAATGGCAAGGCTGCCAATCTTTCTTCTGCCCTCAATACCGCCCTATTGGCGACCAGCGCTCCCGCTGCGCCAGCGTCCTGCGCGAATGCACCAGTTGCTCTGTCTTTGTTTGTCAAGACTGCGTGTCCCGCCATCCACCTTGCAAATGCTCCTACTGCGAAACCAACTACTTGTGTCCGAACTGCGCGAAACTTCGAGACCGTGACGGGACTTGCCGTCgtgcagaagaggaaaaggctCGCCGCGAGCAGAAACTGCAGCGCGATATGCAGACGTTAGAGCGGATTCTGGAGACGAAGCTTGCCAATGAAGTTGCGGAGTATGCGGGACAAttctttggctttgtcgATTCCTCGAACTCAACGGGTCTTCCTAACTCGGTTTTGGCCGCtagcgatgaagaagtggAAGTTGAGGTCGATGTCGAGGCacctcatcatccttctgcttcgtctcccCACCACGTCGATGTGCACGAAAgcctgcagcttcttcttaTCCAAACTCTGCTAGGCTCTAACGAATAG